Proteins encoded by one window of Micromonospora coxensis:
- the fabG gene encoding beta-ketoacyl-ACP reductase has protein sequence MARTVLVTGGNRGIGLAIAQAFAKQGDRVAVTHRGGGVPGAGAAEPGSGAGGAGHQGSLFGVRCDVTDAASVDAAFTTIEAELGPVEVLVANAGITDDTLLMRMSEEQFTGVLDTNLTGAFRCAKRASTKMLRAKWGRMIFISSVVGLYGGVGQVNYAASKAGLVGVARSITRELGTRNITANVVAPGFIDTDMTAKLPEERRAEYRKAIPAGRFAEPDEVAGVVTWLASDAAGYISGAVIPVDGGLGMGH, from the coding sequence GTGGCCCGTACCGTGCTGGTGACCGGCGGCAACCGGGGGATCGGCCTGGCCATCGCGCAGGCCTTCGCCAAGCAGGGCGACCGGGTGGCGGTGACCCACCGGGGTGGGGGAGTGCCCGGCGCCGGCGCAGCCGAGCCGGGGTCTGGCGCAGGCGGAGCCGGCCATCAGGGCAGCCTCTTCGGCGTGCGGTGCGACGTCACCGACGCGGCCTCCGTCGACGCGGCCTTCACCACGATCGAGGCGGAACTGGGCCCGGTCGAGGTGCTGGTGGCCAACGCCGGCATCACCGACGACACGCTGCTGATGCGGATGTCCGAGGAGCAGTTCACCGGGGTGCTGGACACCAACCTCACCGGCGCGTTCCGCTGCGCCAAGCGGGCCTCGACGAAGATGCTCCGGGCGAAGTGGGGCCGGATGATCTTCATCTCCTCGGTGGTCGGCCTCTACGGCGGCGTCGGTCAGGTCAACTACGCGGCGAGCAAGGCCGGCCTGGTCGGCGTGGCCCGCTCGATCACCCGTGAGCTGGGCACCCGCAACATCACCGCGAACGTGGTCGCGCCGGGCTTCATCGACACCGACATGACCGCGAAGCTGCCGGAGGAGCGCCGCGCCGAGTACCGCAAGGCCATCCCGGCCGGCCGGTTCGCCGAGCCGGACGAGGTCGCCGGCGTGGTCACCTGGCTGGCCTCGGACGCGGCCGGCTACATCTCCGGCGCCGTCATCCCGGTCGACGGCGGCCTCGGCATGGGCCACTGA
- a CDS encoding VWA domain-containing protein, with the protein MIRFLQPWWLLAVLPVLALAALYVWRQRHRRAYAMRFTNVDLLRTVAPKGLGWRRHAAATAFLLALLALATGMARPAVDTREPLERATVMLAIDVSLSMQADDVSPNRLEAAQEAAKQFVGELPESYNLGLVSFAKSANVLVAPTKDRAAVTAAIDGLTLAEATATGEAVFTCLEAIRSVPADGTAGIPPARIVLLSDGYRTSGRSVEEAAAAAQAANVPVSTIAFGTDSGQVEINGQPQRVPVDRLALAQLAETTEGYFYEAASVAELKQVYQDMGSSIGFRTEPREITQWYAGVALLLALCAGGLSLLWTSRML; encoded by the coding sequence ATGATCCGTTTTCTGCAACCGTGGTGGCTGCTGGCCGTGCTGCCGGTGCTCGCCCTCGCCGCCCTCTACGTCTGGCGGCAGCGGCACCGTCGGGCGTACGCGATGCGCTTCACCAACGTGGACCTGCTGCGTACCGTCGCGCCGAAGGGGTTGGGCTGGCGGCGGCACGCGGCGGCCACCGCGTTCCTGCTCGCCCTGCTGGCGCTCGCCACCGGGATGGCCCGTCCGGCGGTGGACACCCGCGAGCCGTTGGAGCGGGCCACCGTCATGCTCGCCATCGACGTGTCGCTGTCCATGCAGGCCGACGACGTGTCGCCGAACCGGCTGGAGGCCGCCCAGGAGGCGGCCAAGCAGTTCGTCGGGGAGCTGCCGGAGAGCTACAACCTGGGGCTGGTCTCCTTCGCCAAGTCGGCGAACGTGCTGGTCGCGCCGACCAAGGACCGGGCGGCGGTGACCGCCGCGATCGACGGGCTGACCCTGGCCGAGGCGACCGCCACCGGGGAGGCCGTCTTCACCTGCCTGGAGGCGATCCGCTCGGTGCCGGCCGACGGCACGGCCGGCATCCCACCGGCCCGCATCGTGCTGCTCTCCGACGGGTACCGCACCTCGGGCCGCTCGGTGGAGGAGGCCGCGGCGGCGGCGCAGGCGGCGAACGTGCCGGTCTCCACCATCGCCTTCGGCACCGACTCCGGACAGGTGGAGATCAACGGCCAGCCGCAGCGGGTGCCGGTGGACCGGTTGGCGCTGGCGCAGCTCGCCGAGACCACCGAGGGCTACTTCTACGAGGCCGCCTCGGTGGCCGAGCTGAAGCAGGTCTACCAGGACATGGGCAGCTCGATCGGATTCCGCACCGAGCCCCGCGAGATCACCCAGTGGTACGCCGGGGTGGCGCTGCTGCTGGCGCTCTGCGCGGGTGGGCTGAGCCTGCTCTGGACGTCCCGGATGCTCTGA
- a CDS encoding DUF58 domain-containing protein: MARAAAVTSPGRPSAGGERDEAVLARLQLLVTRKLDGLLQGDYAGLLPGPGSEAGESREYRPGDDVRRMDWPVTARTTMPHVRRTVADRELETWLAVDLSASLDFGTGRWLKREVVVAAAAALTHLTVRGGNRIGAVIGTGAEPPARAGRWRSAPPPPAGPGVLTRVPARSGRREAQALLRALVHTPVRPGRSDLGALVDLLNRPPRRRGLAVVISDFLAPPGQWGRPLRKLRVRHDVLAIEVVDPRELELPDVGVLPVVDPETGELHEVQTADAGLRRRYADAAAAQRDTIAAELRAAGAGHLRLRTDRDWLLDMVRFVAAQRHARTRGTTR; the protein is encoded by the coding sequence CTGGCCCGGGCAGCGGCCGTGACCTCACCCGGGCGACCGTCGGCCGGCGGCGAACGCGACGAGGCGGTGCTGGCCCGGCTGCAACTCCTGGTCACCCGCAAACTCGACGGCCTGCTCCAGGGCGACTACGCCGGGCTGCTGCCCGGGCCGGGCAGCGAGGCGGGGGAGTCGCGCGAGTACCGGCCCGGCGACGACGTACGCCGGATGGATTGGCCGGTCACCGCCCGGACCACCATGCCGCACGTGCGCCGTACGGTGGCCGACCGGGAGTTGGAGACCTGGCTCGCGGTCGACCTCTCGGCGAGCCTCGACTTCGGCACCGGGCGGTGGCTCAAGCGGGAGGTGGTCGTCGCGGCGGCCGCCGCGCTCACCCACCTGACCGTGCGCGGGGGCAACCGGATCGGCGCGGTCATCGGCACCGGCGCCGAACCACCCGCCCGCGCCGGCCGGTGGCGTTCCGCCCCGCCCCCGCCCGCCGGGCCGGGCGTGCTGACCCGGGTGCCGGCGCGCTCCGGCCGCCGGGAGGCCCAGGCCCTGCTCCGGGCCCTCGTCCACACCCCGGTCCGGCCCGGCCGCAGCGACCTGGGCGCGTTGGTGGACCTGCTCAACCGGCCGCCGCGCCGCCGCGGCCTGGCCGTGGTGATCTCGGACTTCCTCGCGCCACCTGGGCAGTGGGGACGCCCGCTGCGTAAGCTGCGGGTCCGGCACGACGTGCTGGCGATCGAGGTGGTCGACCCGCGTGAGCTGGAGCTGCCGGACGTGGGGGTGCTGCCGGTGGTCGACCCGGAGACCGGTGAGCTGCACGAGGTGCAGACCGCCGACGCCGGGTTGCGCCGACGGTACGCCGACGCGGCCGCCGCCCAGCGCGACACGATCGCCGCGGAGCTGCGTGCCGCCGGCGCCGGACACCTGCGTCTGCGTACCGACCGAGACTGGCTGCTGGACATGGTGCGATTCGTGGCCGCGCAGCGGCACGCCCGCACCCGGGGGACGACTCGATGA
- a CDS encoding AAA family ATPase, whose amino-acid sequence MAQPTMPDSPDPNGAAPEPPATVSTPAQDAGLLEKALFEIKRVIVGQDRMVERMFVALLARGHCLLEGVPGVAKTLAVETLAKVVGGDFARVQFTPDLVPADIMGTRIYRQSSEKFDVELGPVFVNFLLADEINRAPAKVQSALLEVMSERQVSIGGETHRVPDPFLVMATQNPIEQEGVYPLPEAQRDRFLMKIVVGYPTDAEEREIVYRMGVAAPEPAQVFTTDDLLALQRKADQVFVHNALVDYAVRLVLATRTPAEHGMPDVARLIQYGASPRASLGLVRATRALALLRGRDYALPQDVQDIAPDILRHRLVLSYDALADDVPADHVVHRVMSTIPLPSVAPRQQASPTPPPVSAPPGAGWPGQRP is encoded by the coding sequence GTGGCCCAGCCGACCATGCCCGATTCCCCCGACCCGAACGGGGCGGCCCCGGAGCCACCCGCGACGGTGAGCACCCCCGCCCAGGACGCCGGCCTGCTGGAGAAGGCGCTGTTCGAGATCAAACGGGTCATCGTCGGGCAGGACCGGATGGTCGAGCGGATGTTCGTCGCACTGCTGGCCCGGGGGCACTGCCTGCTGGAGGGCGTACCCGGGGTGGCGAAGACCCTCGCGGTGGAGACCCTGGCCAAGGTGGTCGGCGGCGACTTCGCCCGGGTGCAGTTCACCCCCGACCTGGTGCCCGCCGACATCATGGGCACCCGGATCTACCGGCAGTCCAGCGAGAAGTTCGACGTCGAGCTGGGGCCGGTCTTCGTCAACTTCCTGCTCGCCGACGAGATCAACCGGGCGCCGGCGAAGGTGCAGTCGGCGCTGCTGGAGGTGATGAGCGAGCGGCAGGTCTCCATCGGCGGCGAGACGCACCGGGTGCCCGACCCGTTCCTGGTGATGGCCACCCAGAACCCGATCGAGCAGGAGGGCGTCTACCCGCTGCCGGAGGCGCAGCGGGACCGCTTCCTCATGAAGATCGTGGTGGGCTACCCGACCGACGCCGAGGAGCGGGAGATCGTCTACCGGATGGGCGTGGCCGCGCCGGAGCCCGCCCAGGTGTTCACCACCGACGACCTGCTCGCCCTGCAGCGCAAGGCCGACCAGGTCTTCGTGCACAACGCGCTCGTCGACTACGCGGTGCGGCTGGTGCTGGCCACCCGTACCCCGGCCGAGCACGGCATGCCGGACGTCGCCCGGCTCATCCAGTACGGCGCGAGCCCGCGCGCCTCCCTCGGGCTGGTGCGGGCCACCCGGGCGCTGGCCCTGCTGCGCGGCCGGGACTACGCCCTGCCGCAGGACGTGCAGGACATCGCCCCGGACATCCTGCGCCACCGGCTCGTGCTCAGCTACGACGCGCTCGCCGACGACGTGCCCGCCGACCACGTGGTGCACCGGGTCATGTCGACGATTCCGCTGCCGTCGGTCGCGCCCCGGCAGCAGGCCAGCCCGACGCCGCCACCGGTCAGCGCCCCACCCGGGGCCGGCTGGCCCGGGCAGCGGCCGTGA
- a CDS encoding PH domain-containing protein: MNGPEPAQPPVSALEPWPDTVRWQPISRDLIWVELLRLAMGLAVLLVGLGVGWALSGHRLVGVAFGVVLLLGLWRAVAIVRAVHAWGYAERENDLLVRHGLLVRRLSIVPYSRMQFVDVSAGPLERAFGLATVQLHTAAAASDARVPGLRPAEASRLRDRLTALGEDRAEGL; the protein is encoded by the coding sequence GTGAACGGGCCCGAGCCGGCACAGCCCCCGGTCAGCGCCCTGGAACCCTGGCCGGACACCGTCCGCTGGCAGCCGATCTCCCGCGACCTGATCTGGGTGGAGCTGCTCCGGCTGGCGATGGGCTTGGCGGTGCTGCTGGTGGGGCTCGGCGTCGGCTGGGCGCTCAGCGGTCACCGGCTGGTCGGCGTCGCGTTCGGCGTGGTGCTGCTGCTCGGGCTGTGGCGGGCGGTGGCGATCGTCCGGGCGGTGCACGCCTGGGGGTACGCCGAGCGCGAGAACGACCTGCTGGTCCGGCACGGGCTGCTGGTGCGCCGGCTCTCCATCGTGCCGTACTCGCGGATGCAGTTCGTCGACGTCAGCGCCGGCCCGCTGGAGCGGGCGTTCGGCCTGGCCACCGTGCAGTTGCACACCGCCGCGGCGGCCAGTGACGCCCGGGTCCCCGGGCTGCGGCCGGCGGAGGCGTCCCGGCTGCGCGACCGGCTCACCGCGCTCGGCGAAGACCGCGCGGAGGGGCTGTGA
- a CDS encoding PH domain-containing protein, with the protein MLHGAKSLVVVIAGLSWSTLSRVGFGWFVAMVVVLALGATVLAVVSWWNTGYHIVGRELRIHEGLLWRRTRAIPLERLQAVEVVRPLLAQLTGLAELRLEVVGGGKTEAPLAYLGVGEAAALRQRLLGMAGRAPAHPPSAAVVPGGPAPRPEAAGRPLHAVRNADLLVSQLLTPQAFLLPFGVAFVVAQFLSEGSWSFIAVASTLTAMAGVLLQPVRRVLDDWNFRLAREDDSLRVRNGLLETRVQTVPLDRVQTVGVTWPLLWRVKGWLRLRLEVAGYSAGEPDDRNRPDRLLPVGDLSTGARIVAEVLPGVRLAGLPLAPPPARARWLRPLSVRVLGAGLDERVFAARSGLLTRRLVIVPYARIQSVRVVQGPVQRRLRLATVHADTASGGGAVAHHRDLAEAWVLAAELTARSHAARLAR; encoded by the coding sequence GTGCTGCACGGGGCGAAGTCGCTGGTCGTGGTGATCGCCGGGCTCTCCTGGTCGACGCTGTCCCGGGTGGGCTTCGGCTGGTTCGTGGCGATGGTGGTGGTGCTCGCGCTCGGCGCGACCGTGCTGGCGGTGGTGAGCTGGTGGAACACCGGCTACCACATCGTCGGGCGGGAGCTGCGGATCCACGAGGGGCTGCTGTGGCGGCGCACCCGGGCGATCCCGCTGGAGCGGTTGCAGGCGGTGGAGGTGGTCCGGCCGCTGCTCGCCCAGCTCACCGGCTTGGCGGAGCTGCGCCTGGAGGTGGTCGGCGGCGGCAAGACCGAGGCGCCGCTGGCGTACCTCGGCGTGGGTGAGGCGGCGGCGCTGCGCCAGCGGCTGCTCGGCATGGCGGGCCGGGCGCCGGCCCACCCGCCGAGCGCGGCGGTCGTGCCCGGCGGGCCGGCGCCGCGACCCGAGGCCGCCGGGCGTCCGCTGCACGCGGTACGCAACGCCGACCTGCTGGTCAGCCAACTGCTCACCCCGCAGGCGTTCCTGCTGCCGTTCGGCGTGGCGTTCGTGGTGGCGCAGTTCCTGTCCGAGGGCTCCTGGTCGTTCATCGCGGTGGCCAGCACGCTGACCGCGATGGCAGGTGTCCTGCTGCAACCGGTCCGCCGGGTGCTCGACGACTGGAACTTCCGGCTGGCCCGGGAGGACGACAGCCTGCGGGTGCGCAACGGCCTGCTGGAGACCCGGGTGCAGACCGTCCCGTTGGACCGGGTGCAGACGGTGGGGGTCACCTGGCCGCTGCTCTGGCGGGTCAAGGGCTGGCTGCGGCTGCGGCTGGAGGTGGCCGGCTACTCCGCCGGCGAGCCGGACGACCGCAACCGCCCGGACCGGCTGCTGCCCGTCGGGGACCTGTCCACCGGCGCGCGGATCGTGGCGGAGGTGCTGCCCGGGGTACGACTGGCCGGGCTGCCGCTGGCGCCGCCGCCGGCTCGGGCCCGCTGGCTGCGCCCGCTGAGCGTCCGGGTGCTCGGCGCGGGGCTGGACGAGCGGGTCTTCGCCGCCCGGTCCGGTCTGCTGACCCGCCGGCTGGTGATCGTGCCGTACGCCCGGATCCAGAGCGTGCGGGTGGTGCAGGGACCGGTGCAGCGACGGCTGCGGCTGGCCACGGTGCACGCGGACACCGCGTCCGGCGGCGGCGCCGTGGCGCACCACCGTGACCTGGCCGAGGCGTGGGTCCTCGCCGCCGAGCTGACCGCCCGGTCGCACGCCGCGCGGCTGGCTCGCTGA
- a CDS encoding phosphatase PAP2 family protein, with protein sequence MAVVTDPQPPAPTGPAASSDGGRRRVIAMAVWGVAFVVAWLAIGLPTDPAYAFVWIWAATIAWNSSRPWRSHLAFARDWVPVVLLLAVYNLSRGFADNGATPHAYELIVADRVMFGWATGGQVPTVWLQEHLYRPEVHWWDVAVSWVYFSHFVVALAAAAVLWLRNRSRWAAYMRRFGFLCAAGLVTYFLYPAAPPWWAAQNGLLTEVARISTRGWKAFGMHGAGNLLNAGQIASNPVAAMPSLHTAWALFVVLFFLRATRKRWWPLLLAYPLAMTFTLVYSGEHYVIDVLVGWAYVGLTFLVVGLAERWWAARRARRRPAGAEEAVAAVPEQAGEPAAAEPARR encoded by the coding sequence ATGGCCGTCGTGACTGACCCCCAGCCCCCCGCCCCGACCGGACCCGCCGCGTCCTCCGACGGCGGGCGTCGCCGCGTGATCGCCATGGCGGTCTGGGGCGTCGCCTTCGTCGTCGCCTGGCTGGCGATCGGCCTGCCCACGGACCCGGCGTACGCCTTCGTCTGGATCTGGGCCGCCACCATCGCCTGGAACTCCTCCCGACCGTGGCGCAGCCACCTGGCCTTCGCACGCGACTGGGTGCCGGTGGTGCTGCTGCTGGCCGTCTACAACCTCTCCCGGGGGTTCGCCGACAACGGGGCCACCCCGCACGCCTACGAGCTGATCGTCGCCGACCGGGTGATGTTCGGCTGGGCCACCGGCGGCCAGGTGCCCACGGTCTGGCTCCAGGAGCACCTGTACCGGCCCGAGGTGCACTGGTGGGACGTGGCGGTGAGCTGGGTCTACTTCTCCCACTTCGTGGTGGCGCTGGCCGCCGCCGCGGTGCTCTGGCTGCGCAACCGGAGCCGCTGGGCCGCGTACATGCGCAGGTTCGGCTTCCTCTGCGCCGCCGGCCTGGTCACCTACTTCCTCTATCCGGCCGCCCCGCCGTGGTGGGCGGCGCAGAACGGCCTGCTCACCGAGGTCGCCCGGATCTCCACCCGGGGCTGGAAGGCGTTCGGCATGCACGGCGCGGGCAACCTGCTCAACGCCGGCCAGATCGCCTCCAACCCGGTGGCCGCGATGCCGTCGCTGCACACCGCGTGGGCGCTGTTCGTGGTGCTGTTCTTCCTCCGCGCCACCCGCAAGCGCTGGTGGCCGCTGCTGCTGGCGTACCCGCTGGCGATGACCTTCACGCTGGTCTACTCCGGCGAGCACTACGTGATCGACGTGCTGGTCGGCTGGGCCTACGTCGGGCTGACGTTCCTGGTGGTCGGCCTGGCCGAGCGCTGGTGGGCCGCCCGCCGGGCCCGCCGCCGGCCGGCCGGTGCGGAGGAGGCCGTCGCCGCCGTCCCGGAGCAGGCGGGCGAACCCGCAGCGGCGGAGCCGGCCCGCCGCTGA
- a CDS encoding CGNR zinc finger domain-containing protein, whose translation MATDPPVDDTAAPGRLRWIEEFVNTRREDGDDIAAPEQLGHWLRDRGLLPADAAVDPAGRDRAEAVREGLRALIAANNVAPVASPRPDGLDPAAGAALAALTRDLPLVLDVTGPAPRLVPGTADPVDAALATLLAVVAEAVATGAWHRLKACREPSCRWAYYDHSRNRRRTWCSMEICGNRAKARAAHHRRSAPRD comes from the coding sequence ATGGCCACCGACCCGCCCGTCGACGACACCGCCGCTCCCGGGCGGCTGCGGTGGATCGAGGAGTTCGTCAACACCCGCCGCGAGGACGGCGACGACATCGCCGCGCCCGAGCAGCTCGGCCACTGGCTGCGCGACCGGGGCCTGCTGCCCGCCGACGCCGCCGTCGACCCCGCCGGCCGCGACCGGGCCGAAGCCGTACGCGAAGGGCTGCGGGCCCTGATCGCGGCCAACAACGTCGCGCCGGTGGCCTCCCCCCGTCCGGACGGGCTGGACCCGGCCGCCGGGGCCGCGCTCGCCGCGCTCACCCGTGACCTGCCGCTGGTGCTCGACGTGACCGGACCGGCGCCCCGGCTCGTGCCCGGCACCGCCGACCCCGTGGACGCCGCGCTGGCGACCCTGCTCGCGGTCGTCGCGGAGGCCGTCGCCACCGGCGCCTGGCACCGGCTCAAGGCGTGCCGGGAGCCGAGCTGCCGCTGGGCCTACTACGACCACTCCCGCAACCGGCGGCGCACCTGGTGCTCGATGGAGATCTGCGGCAACCGGGCCAAGGCCCGGGCCGCCCACCACCGCCGCAGCGCACCCCGGGACTGA
- a CDS encoding VOC family protein, whose product MGIRIGGVGIDTNDLAASTAFWQAATGYRVTSSDAASTYLTAPEGAGPHLFLQVVPERPTGKNRLHLDLVTGDVAGEVDRLQGLGATEVGRHDGWVVLADPDGNQFCVVGS is encoded by the coding sequence GTGGGCATCCGTATCGGCGGCGTCGGCATCGACACGAACGACCTGGCCGCCAGCACCGCCTTCTGGCAGGCGGCCACCGGCTACCGGGTCACCTCCTCCGACGCCGCCTCGACGTACCTGACCGCGCCCGAGGGCGCCGGGCCGCACCTGTTCCTCCAGGTCGTCCCCGAGCGGCCGACCGGCAAGAACCGGCTGCACCTGGACCTGGTCACCGGGGACGTGGCCGGTGAGGTCGACCGCCTCCAGGGGCTCGGGGCCACCGAGGTGGGACGGCACGACGGCTGGGTGGTGCTCGCCGACCCGGACGGCAACCAGTTCTGCGTGGTCGGGTCCTAG
- a CDS encoding thioesterase family protein, with protein sequence MQEQPEPPFPPGLTARVELTVTDADTAQAVGSGDVPVLGTPRVLALVEAATVAATAVRMPPGRTTVGSRIELEHLAATPVGRTVVAQARLGEVDGRRLVFEVAVTDGDETVARGRVERVLVDRQRFVERAVRVS encoded by the coding sequence ATGCAGGAGCAGCCGGAGCCGCCCTTTCCGCCCGGGCTGACCGCCCGGGTCGAGCTGACCGTCACCGACGCCGACACCGCGCAGGCGGTGGGTTCGGGTGACGTGCCGGTGCTGGGCACCCCCCGGGTGCTCGCCCTGGTCGAGGCGGCCACCGTCGCGGCCACCGCCGTCCGGATGCCGCCCGGGCGGACCACGGTGGGCAGCCGGATCGAGCTGGAGCACCTGGCGGCGACCCCGGTCGGCCGGACGGTGGTGGCGCAGGCCCGCCTCGGCGAGGTCGACGGCCGACGGCTGGTCTTCGAGGTGGCGGTCACCGACGGCGACGAGACGGTGGCCCGGGGTCGGGTGGAGCGGGTGCTGGTCGACCGGCAGCGCTTCGTGGAACGCGCCGTGCGGGTGTCATGA
- a CDS encoding MBL fold metallo-hydrolase, giving the protein MSLRFTEVADRVHVLREPLLDVNVTLVVGDGEALLVDTLSTAGQAAGLAEAARAVTGHPWTLVNTHHHFDHCFGNATLATDPPRPVYAHELAAAALRDAPDRLRREAYEELRGERPGLAAEVADTALLAPTHPVHTEAVLDVGGRRVVLRHPGRGHTDADLVVHVPDADVLVAGDLVEQSGPPAFEDSYPLQWPDAVAELLRLTTPATVVVPGHGEPVDVDFVRAQHKQLVDLAWLIRAAHTAGAPPERVAAEAPFGARPALIAARRGYAELDGTA; this is encoded by the coding sequence ATGAGCCTCCGGTTCACCGAGGTCGCCGACCGGGTCCACGTGCTGCGCGAGCCGTTGCTCGACGTCAACGTCACGCTTGTCGTCGGCGACGGCGAGGCGCTGCTGGTGGACACCCTCTCCACCGCCGGTCAGGCGGCCGGGCTGGCCGAGGCGGCGCGTGCCGTCACCGGCCACCCGTGGACGCTGGTCAACACGCACCACCACTTCGACCACTGCTTCGGCAACGCCACCCTCGCCACCGACCCGCCCCGGCCGGTGTACGCGCACGAACTGGCCGCCGCCGCGCTGCGTGACGCGCCGGACCGGCTGCGCCGGGAGGCGTACGAGGAGCTGCGGGGCGAGCGGCCGGGGCTCGCCGCCGAAGTCGCCGACACCGCGCTGCTGGCCCCGACCCACCCGGTGCACACCGAGGCGGTGCTGGACGTCGGTGGCCGTCGGGTGGTGCTGCGCCATCCGGGTCGCGGGCACACCGACGCCGATCTGGTGGTGCACGTGCCCGACGCCGACGTGCTGGTCGCCGGCGACCTGGTCGAGCAGAGCGGGCCGCCCGCCTTCGAGGACTCGTACCCGCTCCAGTGGCCGGACGCGGTCGCCGAGCTGCTGCGGCTCACCACGCCCGCGACGGTGGTCGTGCCCGGGCACGGCGAGCCGGTCGACGTGGACTTCGTCCGGGCGCAGCACAAGCAGCTGGTCGACCTGGCCTGGCTGATCCGGGCCGCGCACACCGCCGGCGCCCCGCCCGAGCGGGTCGCCGCCGAGGCGCCGTTCGGCGCCCGTCCGGCCCTGATCGCCGCCCGGCGCGGCTACGCCGAACTCGACGGCACCGCCTGA
- a CDS encoding carbohydrate kinase family protein has translation MGYAVVLGEALVDLLDVECEGRPVFRQEIGGGPLNVAVGVSRLGGSVQFVGSLGDDVLAGRIRAFLDDAGVGTAGAVTVAAPTTLAVTTHAGAEPDFRFYGEPPSHGLLTADDLDVALVEGADVLYCGSIVLLCPPVLAAARRAWALGAGLRVFDPNVRPRLLDGPAALDRLREVVAEFAAGAHLVKLSAADAELLYPREPVEGVAAYLRELGAGTVVVTLGAHGAVVAPAGGDPVRVPAPKVRAVDATGAGDSVMAALIADLLVDGEPAGPPDWHQRVAFALRVAGLVCESPGGAVSMPTRAEVLRRFAD, from the coding sequence GTGGGATACGCGGTGGTGCTCGGTGAGGCGTTGGTGGACCTGCTCGACGTCGAGTGCGAGGGGCGGCCCGTCTTCCGGCAGGAGATCGGCGGCGGCCCGCTGAACGTCGCCGTCGGCGTGTCCCGGCTCGGCGGGAGCGTCCAGTTCGTCGGCTCCCTCGGCGACGACGTGCTCGCCGGCCGGATCCGGGCCTTCCTCGACGACGCCGGGGTGGGCACGGCCGGGGCGGTGACCGTCGCGGCCCCCACCACGCTCGCGGTGACCACCCACGCCGGGGCCGAGCCGGACTTCCGCTTCTACGGCGAGCCGCCCTCCCACGGCCTGCTCACCGCCGACGACCTGGACGTCGCGCTGGTGGAGGGCGCCGACGTGCTCTACTGCGGCTCGATCGTGCTGCTCTGCCCGCCGGTGCTCGCCGCCGCCCGCCGCGCCTGGGCGCTCGGCGCCGGGCTGCGGGTCTTCGACCCGAACGTGCGGCCCCGCCTGCTGGACGGGCCGGCGGCGTTGGACCGGCTGCGCGAGGTGGTCGCGGAGTTCGCCGCCGGGGCGCACCTGGTCAAGCTGAGCGCCGCCGACGCCGAGCTGCTCTACCCCCGGGAGCCGGTCGAGGGGGTCGCCGCGTACCTGCGGGAGCTGGGGGCCGGCACCGTCGTGGTCACCCTGGGCGCGCACGGCGCCGTGGTCGCCCCCGCCGGTGGCGACCCGGTACGCGTCCCCGCGCCGAAGGTGCGCGCGGTGGACGCCACCGGCGCCGGTGACTCGGTGATGGCGGCGCTCATCGCCGACCTGCTCGTCGACGGCGAGCCGGCCGGACCGCCGGACTGGCACCAGCGGGTGGCGTTCGCGCTGCGGGTGGCCGGCCTGGTCTGCGAGTCGCCCGGCGGGGCGGTGTCGATGCCCACCCGCGCCGAGGTGCTGCGCCGCTTCGCCGACTGA